The Christiangramia flava JLT2011 genome has a segment encoding these proteins:
- a CDS encoding site-specific integrase, with product MYNTYSVIFFPKNSNGNKQGLVPIYLRITVNGRRCELSIKRKIPLKSWNPKTGSMRGKNGDAGEFNRYLNSIRNRIDRIYEDLVKEKADFTVETIRDIYTGKNKDRKMLLEIFQEHNDQVENLIGKDFAYGTFERYRTAKKHVEEYILKEYRLKDIPVKNVDHSFITGFEYFLKTKRKCSHNTAVKYITNFKKIIRIAIANNWINRDPFLHWKAKLKIVDREFLSEDEIQKLIQKKFQTDRLDLVKDIFLFSCFTGLAYADVKKLSENNLVIGIDGNKWIKVNRTKTDSRTNIPLLPTALEIIKKYSYRPDASAKLLPILTNQKMNAYLKEIGDICKIKKNLTFHLARHTFATTITLSNGVPIESVSKMLGHKNLKTTQHYAKILDQKVSQDMLALRLRMTKNVEFYPSTSAKKTDELGEAKKSN from the coding sequence ATGTATAATACTTATTCCGTAATTTTTTTCCCGAAAAATAGCAATGGTAATAAACAAGGTCTCGTGCCAATTTACCTTAGAATAACGGTGAATGGCAGGCGTTGTGAATTGAGCATTAAACGAAAAATTCCCTTAAAATCTTGGAATCCCAAAACTGGGTCAATGAGAGGGAAAAACGGGGATGCTGGTGAGTTCAACAGATATTTGAACAGCATTCGTAATAGAATTGATAGGATTTATGAAGACCTGGTCAAAGAAAAGGCTGATTTCACTGTTGAAACCATTCGAGATATATACACCGGAAAAAATAAAGATAGAAAGATGCTATTAGAAATTTTTCAGGAGCATAATGACCAGGTTGAGAATTTAATCGGAAAAGATTTTGCCTATGGAACCTTTGAAAGATATCGAACTGCTAAAAAACATGTTGAAGAGTATATTTTAAAAGAATACAGATTGAAAGACATTCCTGTAAAAAATGTAGATCATTCCTTTATTACCGGATTTGAGTATTTTTTAAAAACTAAAAGAAAATGTAGTCACAATACTGCTGTAAAATACATCACCAACTTTAAAAAGATAATCAGGATAGCTATAGCAAATAACTGGATAAATAGAGATCCATTTTTACATTGGAAAGCCAAACTGAAAATTGTAGATCGGGAATTTTTATCAGAGGATGAGATTCAAAAACTAATTCAAAAGAAATTTCAAACAGATAGGCTGGATTTAGTAAAAGATATCTTTCTTTTTTCCTGTTTTACAGGACTTGCGTATGCTGATGTGAAAAAACTTTCAGAAAATAATTTGGTGATTGGAATTGATGGAAATAAATGGATAAAAGTCAATAGGACAAAAACCGATTCTCGAACTAATATTCCGCTACTGCCCACCGCCCTTGAAATAATAAAAAAATATTCTTATCGACCGGATGCTTCAGCAAAACTTTTGCCCATCCTTACTAACCAAAAGATGAATGCCTATTTAAAAGAGATAGGGGATATTTGCAAAATTAAAAAGAATCTAACCTTCCATTTGGCCAGGCATACTTTTGCAACTACCATTACTCTTTCTAATGGAGTACCAATAGAATCAGTGAGTAAAATGTTAGGCCACAAAAATTTGAAAACTACGCAGCATTATGCCAAAATACTAGATCAGAAAGTTAGTCAGGATATGTTGGCATTAAGGTTAAGAATGACTAAGAATGTAGAATTTTATCCAAGTACATCTGCGAAAAAAACAGATGAACTTGGAGAAGCTAAGAAAAGTAATTAG
- a CDS encoding SGNH/GDSL hydrolase family protein, with protein MRPSFCLFFLLFSTAIFAQKEREKYPEIMNQDWPNLQKYQEANAAISEPPVAVFMGNSITEGWVNMHPQFFSENKYVGRGISGQTTPQMLIRFQQDVIDLQPEVVVILAGTNDIAGNTGYSSEKMITDNIRSMVVLAQANDIKVVLSSILPVYDYRWRPGLEPVVKIKSINSWLKDYASENGLVYLDYFSKMKDDRDGLPIEYSEDGVHPTSAGYDVMQPMAQKAIQEALENQ; from the coding sequence ATGAGACCATCATTCTGCCTGTTTTTTCTGCTATTCTCAACCGCTATCTTTGCCCAGAAAGAACGTGAAAAATATCCAGAGATCATGAACCAGGACTGGCCAAACCTTCAGAAATACCAGGAAGCCAACGCAGCTATCAGCGAGCCTCCGGTAGCTGTTTTTATGGGAAATTCCATTACTGAAGGCTGGGTGAACATGCATCCGCAGTTCTTTTCAGAAAATAAGTACGTGGGGCGTGGCATTAGCGGGCAAACTACTCCGCAAATGCTCATCCGGTTTCAGCAGGACGTGATCGATCTCCAACCCGAAGTTGTCGTGATCCTGGCCGGAACCAATGACATTGCGGGAAATACTGGCTATTCTTCAGAAAAAATGATCACTGATAATATTCGTTCCATGGTCGTTTTGGCTCAGGCAAATGATATCAAAGTGGTGCTGTCGTCGATCCTGCCTGTCTACGATTATCGCTGGCGACCCGGTTTGGAACCGGTAGTCAAGATCAAATCGATCAATTCCTGGTTAAAAGATTACGCTTCGGAAAACGGACTGGTTTACCTGGATTATTTCAGCAAAATGAAGGATGATCGCGACGGGCTGCCAATCGAATATTCCGAAGATGGCGTGCATCCTACCTCAGCCGGATATGACGTCATGCAGCCAATGGCTCAAAAAGCGATACAGGAAGCCCTGGAAAATCAGTAA
- a CDS encoding M28 family metallopeptidase, translating to MKNLLAIALMAILVSCGARQKNVDNADPMAYANTITASDLKDHLFTFASDEFQGRETGEPGQKMAAEYLKKEYQSLDLPSPMGNDDYFQEVDPSYFKRGNIESTENVMAFLKGSEKPDEIVVISSHYDHVGMDEDGNIFNGADDDGSGTVGVLEIAQAFHKAAKDGYTPRRSILFLNVTGEEKGLIGSKYYTDNPVFPLENTVADLNIDMIGRVDPDHEGKADYIYLIGSDKLSTDLHKLSENVNKKYMNLDLDYTYNDENDPNRFYYRSDHYNFAKHNVPIIFYFNGVHADYHKATDTPDKINYDMLAKRAQLVFLTAWEVANRPERLVVDKPVEDKSAK from the coding sequence ATGAAAAATTTACTGGCAATTGCTTTGATGGCAATTCTTGTATCCTGCGGTGCGCGACAAAAGAATGTTGACAATGCCGACCCGATGGCCTATGCGAACACCATCACGGCTTCAGATTTGAAAGATCACCTGTTCACCTTTGCTAGCGACGAGTTCCAGGGACGCGAAACCGGCGAGCCGGGACAAAAAATGGCTGCAGAATATTTGAAAAAGGAATATCAGAGCCTTGATCTTCCATCGCCCATGGGCAACGATGATTATTTCCAGGAAGTAGACCCTTCTTATTTCAAAAGAGGCAATATCGAGTCTACTGAAAATGTGATGGCCTTCCTGAAAGGCTCGGAAAAACCTGATGAAATCGTAGTTATTTCTTCGCATTATGACCATGTGGGAATGGACGAAGACGGAAACATTTTCAATGGTGCCGATGATGACGGTTCCGGAACTGTGGGAGTCCTGGAGATCGCGCAGGCGTTTCACAAAGCGGCTAAAGATGGGTATACTCCAAGACGTTCCATCCTGTTCCTGAATGTGACCGGAGAAGAAAAAGGCCTTATTGGTTCAAAATATTATACAGATAATCCTGTTTTCCCACTGGAAAATACGGTAGCCGACCTGAATATTGATATGATTGGTCGTGTAGATCCAGACCATGAAGGTAAAGCTGATTACATTTACCTTATTGGAAGTGACAAATTGAGCACCGATCTTCACAAGCTTAGTGAAAACGTGAACAAAAAATACATGAATCTGGATCTGGATTACACTTATAATGATGAAAATGATCCAAACCGTTTTTATTACCGAAGCGATCATTACAATTTTGCCAAGCACAATGTGCCGATCATTTTTTATTTCAATGGGGTGCATGCCGATTATCATAAGGCGACCGATACGCCAGACAAGATCAACTACGACATGCTGGCCAAAAGGGCCCAACTGGTTTTCCTTACTGCCTGGGAAGTGGCTAACCGCCCTGAAAGACTGGTGGTAGATAAACCTGTAGAAGATAAATCAGCGAAATAA
- a CDS encoding GNAT family N-acetyltransferase: protein MAASYVTPRLVLRPTDERDAEFFFELLNSPKWLANIGDRQVYSVETAERYIAERIVAQREKYGYASFTLLRREDSVKIGVCGLYRRDGLQLVDLGFALLPKYEGFGYAFEACQELIQKASEDFKIEELAAITLPQNVASRKLLEKLGFQFEKFFHLPNDEKELCYYLK from the coding sequence ATGGCTGCAAGTTATGTCACGCCTCGTTTAGTGCTGCGACCCACCGATGAACGGGATGCCGAATTCTTTTTCGAATTGCTGAATTCTCCCAAATGGCTGGCCAATATTGGCGACCGCCAGGTTTATTCCGTAGAAACTGCGGAAAGGTATATTGCTGAAAGGATCGTGGCTCAGAGAGAAAAGTATGGTTATGCCAGCTTTACGCTGCTGCGTCGCGAAGATTCGGTCAAAATTGGCGTTTGCGGTTTGTATCGCCGGGACGGTTTACAGCTGGTAGACCTGGGCTTTGCACTGCTTCCGAAATATGAAGGGTTCGGCTATGCTTTTGAAGCCTGCCAGGAGCTGATCCAAAAAGCTTCCGAAGATTTTAAGATCGAAGAACTGGCGGCAATCACTCTTCCGCAGAATGTTGCTTCCAGAAAATTACTGGAAAAACTCGGTTTTCAGTTCGAGAAATTTTTCCATTTACCGAACGATGAAAAAGAGCTCTGCTATTACCTGAAATGA
- a CDS encoding protein-L-isoaspartate(D-aspartate) O-methyltransferase, translating into MKDTYRHQGKRQQLVRTVKKKGVSDERVLAAIGKIPRHLFMDSSFEDHAYQDKAFPIAADQTISQPFTVGFQSQLLEVKRGEKVLEIGTGSGYQTAVLCELGAKVYSIERQRELFKKTKVFLSKIGYRPKYLSFGDGYKGLPEYAPFDKIIVTAGAPFVPKDLLSQLKVGGRLVIPVGSEVQTMTLFIRKSPKEFDKTEFGAFRFVPLLEDKN; encoded by the coding sequence TTGAAAGATACTTACCGACATCAGGGAAAGCGGCAGCAACTGGTTAGAACCGTGAAAAAGAAGGGCGTGAGTGACGAACGGGTACTTGCGGCCATTGGGAAGATCCCGAGACATCTTTTTATGGACAGCAGTTTTGAAGACCATGCCTACCAGGACAAGGCGTTTCCCATCGCGGCAGATCAAACGATCTCGCAGCCTTTTACCGTGGGGTTTCAATCGCAGTTGCTGGAAGTGAAACGTGGCGAAAAAGTGCTGGAAATTGGTACCGGAAGCGGTTACCAAACGGCCGTGCTTTGTGAGCTGGGAGCCAAAGTGTATAGTATCGAAAGGCAGCGCGAATTGTTCAAAAAGACCAAGGTTTTCCTTAGTAAAATAGGTTATCGCCCCAAATACCTCAGTTTTGGAGATGGATATAAAGGCCTGCCGGAATATGCCCCTTTTGATAAGATCATCGTGACCGCCGGAGCGCCGTTTGTTCCAAAAGATCTGCTCAGCCAGTTAAAAGTAGGAGGCAGGCTGGTGATCCCCGTTGGCAGCGAAGTACAAACCATGACGCTTTTCATTAGGAAATCACCCAAAGAGTTTGATAAGACCGAATTTGGCGCTTTCAGGTTTGTGCCGCTTCTGGAAGACAAGAACTGA
- a CDS encoding Gfo/Idh/MocA family protein, with the protein MLKAGVLGAGHLGKIHLKLLKQSDKYELIGFYDADHENAKKVAEEFGYRAYSDLDELIADADMIDVVTPTLSHFEVAKKVISAGKHLFIEKPITNTFEEAEELIALAEKHGVKGQVGHVERFNPAFQSVANRIENPMFIEAHRLAEFNPRGTDVPVVLDLMIHDIDVILSVVQSEVKNMNASGVSVISDTPDIANARIEFENGCVANLTASRISMKNMRKSRFFQRDAYISVDFLEKVCEVVKMKDAPEDPDDFAMILQNAEGVKKQIYFDNPSVSPNNAILDELETFADAIVEDQEPVVTLSQGAKALQIANQIIASFSK; encoded by the coding sequence ATGCTGAAAGCCGGCGTTCTGGGTGCAGGACATCTTGGAAAAATCCACCTGAAACTTTTAAAGCAATCTGATAAATACGAGCTCATCGGTTTTTACGATGCTGATCATGAAAATGCGAAGAAAGTAGCCGAAGAATTTGGGTATCGCGCTTATTCAGATCTGGATGAACTTATCGCAGATGCCGATATGATCGATGTGGTTACTCCTACCCTCTCCCATTTTGAAGTGGCCAAAAAGGTCATTTCCGCAGGGAAACATCTTTTTATTGAAAAGCCCATTACCAATACTTTTGAAGAAGCTGAAGAACTGATCGCTCTGGCTGAAAAACATGGCGTAAAAGGGCAGGTTGGTCATGTGGAGCGCTTCAACCCGGCCTTCCAGTCGGTAGCCAATCGTATTGAAAACCCCATGTTTATTGAGGCTCATCGCTTAGCTGAATTCAATCCCAGAGGAACTGATGTTCCGGTGGTGCTGGATTTGATGATCCACGATATCGACGTGATCCTAAGCGTGGTCCAATCAGAAGTAAAGAATATGAATGCCAGCGGTGTTTCGGTAATCAGTGATACCCCAGATATTGCCAACGCAAGGATCGAATTCGAAAATGGCTGTGTGGCAAACCTCACAGCGAGCAGGATTTCGATGAAGAATATGAGAAAATCCCGTTTTTTTCAGCGAGACGCCTACATTTCAGTAGATTTCCTGGAAAAAGTCTGTGAAGTGGTCAAAATGAAAGATGCACCGGAAGACCCTGATGATTTCGCGATGATCCTTCAGAATGCGGAAGGCGTGAAAAAACAGATCTATTTCGACAATCCTTCGGTTTCTCCCAACAATGCCATCCTGGATGAGCTGGAAACTTTTGCCGATGCAATCGTGGAAGACCAGGAACCGGTCGTGACCCTTTCACAAGGCGCCAAAGCCTTGCAAATAGCCAACCAGATCATAGCCAGTTTCAGTAAATAA
- a CDS encoding 3-hydroxyacyl-CoA dehydrogenase family protein, whose protein sequence is MKNIAVIGAGTMGNGIAHTFAQYGYKVQLIDISEKSLKKGMETISKNLDRMVAKEKITEEDKQATLDNITTYTSIAEGVEYASVVVEAATENTELKLKIFRELDEATSEDTILASNTSSISITQIASVVSHPERVIGMHFMNPVPVMKLVEIIRGYNTSDEITETVMDLSKKLNKVPVEVNDYPGFVANRILMPMINEAIETLYNGVAGVYEIDTVMKLGMAHPMGPLQLADFIGLDVCHSILEVMYEGFKNPKYAPCPLLTNMVRAGKIGVKSGEGFYDYSENRKAEKVSAQFSS, encoded by the coding sequence ATGAAAAATATAGCAGTCATTGGAGCAGGAACGATGGGGAATGGAATTGCCCATACTTTTGCCCAGTACGGATACAAGGTTCAGTTAATCGACATCAGTGAAAAAAGCCTGAAAAAGGGCATGGAAACCATTTCCAAAAATTTAGACAGGATGGTCGCTAAAGAAAAGATCACGGAAGAAGATAAACAGGCGACACTTGACAATATCACGACCTATACCAGCATTGCCGAAGGCGTGGAATATGCCAGCGTGGTGGTGGAAGCCGCGACCGAAAATACCGAATTAAAACTGAAGATTTTCCGCGAGCTCGACGAAGCAACTTCGGAAGATACGATTTTGGCGTCCAACACTTCTTCCATTTCCATAACACAGATCGCCTCGGTGGTTTCTCACCCGGAAAGAGTGATCGGGATGCATTTTATGAACCCGGTGCCAGTGATGAAACTGGTGGAGATCATTCGTGGATACAACACCAGTGATGAAATTACGGAAACCGTGATGGATCTTTCCAAAAAACTGAATAAAGTGCCGGTAGAAGTGAACGATTACCCGGGATTCGTCGCCAACCGGATTCTCATGCCAATGATCAACGAAGCTATCGAAACGCTTTACAATGGCGTGGCCGGTGTTTACGAGATCGACACGGTCATGAAACTGGGAATGGCGCACCCAATGGGCCCTCTGCAACTGGCCGATTTTATTGGTCTGGACGTTTGCCACTCCATACTTGAGGTGATGTACGAAGGTTTCAAAAACCCAAAATATGCGCCATGCCCGCTATTGACCAATATGGTTCGTGCCGGAAAGATCGGGGTGAAATCTGGTGAAGGTTTCTATGATTATTCTGAAAACCGAAAAGCTGAAAAAGTTTCAGCCCAATTCAGCAGCTAA
- a CDS encoding DUF1015 domain-containing protein has protein sequence MTKILPFKAVRPARPYAGLVASRPYEDYSETELRSQLEYNPYSFLHIVNPGYKFQHDIGGARRFEMVRNRYLEFREEGTFIQDPKPCFYVYKIKSRGNSCCGIIAAASAEDYERNVIKKHEDTIAPREQIFKEYLKVVGFNTEPVLLTYPDSELINSVLAETMKQRPEYEFATANRELHTLWKICDDENVNKIRKEFGAMSKIYIADGHHRSASSYLLAQESKDANPDHTGEEPYNYFMSYLIAESNLRIYEYSRLVTDLNGFSKEEFLIRLDEWFRIENRGFEIYKPSKKHHFNMYLDGEFYSLYLRHTNYEFSDSLSRLDSFILYEKILKPILGIEDLRHDKRITYVHGRNDLIELKTRIDSGEFQVGFGMLPANIEEIKQIADENLTMPPKSTYIEPKLRSGLTIYEF, from the coding sequence TTGACGAAGATACTTCCATTTAAGGCGGTGAGACCGGCCAGACCATACGCCGGCCTGGTCGCTTCCCGGCCTTATGAAGATTACAGTGAGACCGAATTGCGCTCACAACTGGAATACAACCCGTATTCCTTCCTGCATATCGTAAACCCGGGATATAAATTCCAGCATGACATTGGCGGTGCACGACGCTTCGAGATGGTTCGAAACCGATACCTCGAATTTCGCGAGGAAGGAACTTTCATACAGGATCCCAAGCCTTGTTTTTACGTTTATAAGATCAAAAGTCGTGGGAACAGTTGCTGCGGAATCATTGCAGCTGCCAGCGCAGAGGATTACGAACGCAACGTGATCAAAAAACACGAAGACACCATTGCCCCTCGGGAACAGATTTTTAAAGAATACCTGAAAGTTGTTGGTTTCAACACCGAACCGGTGCTCCTCACGTACCCAGACAGTGAGTTGATCAACTCCGTGCTTGCTGAAACCATGAAACAACGACCGGAATACGAATTTGCGACGGCCAACAGGGAACTACATACGCTCTGGAAGATTTGCGACGACGAAAATGTGAACAAGATCAGGAAAGAATTCGGTGCCATGTCCAAGATCTATATTGCAGACGGGCATCACCGCAGTGCTTCCTCGTATTTACTGGCCCAGGAAAGTAAAGATGCGAATCCAGATCACACCGGAGAGGAACCCTACAACTATTTTATGAGCTACCTCATCGCTGAGAGCAATTTGCGTATTTATGAATACAGCAGGCTGGTGACCGATCTTAATGGTTTTTCCAAAGAAGAATTTCTCATCAGGCTGGATGAATGGTTCCGGATCGAGAACCGCGGTTTTGAGATCTACAAACCCTCCAAAAAGCACCATTTTAACATGTATCTGGACGGGGAATTTTACTCGTTGTACCTGCGACATACGAATTATGAATTTTCAGATTCTCTAAGCAGGCTTGATTCATTTATCCTGTACGAAAAAATTCTCAAGCCAATTTTGGGAATCGAGGACCTAAGGCACGACAAAAGGATCACGTATGTCCACGGTCGTAATGATTTAATCGAATTAAAAACAAGAATAGACAGCGGGGAATTTCAGGTGGGTTTTGGCATGCTACCGGCGAACATCGAAGAAATTAAACAAATTGCCGATGAAAATTTGACGATGCCGCCAAAAAGTACTTATATTGAGCCCAAATTACGTAGTGGTCTCACTATCTACGAGTTCTGA
- a CDS encoding YggS family pyridoxal phosphate-dependent enzyme encodes MTISENIKKYRSELPEGVKLVAISKTKPNEDLMEAYEAGQRIFGENKIQEMTDKWEQLPKDIEWHMVGHVQRNKVKYMAPYVSLIHAVDSLKLLKEINKRAKQNERTIHCLLQIKIAEEDSKFGISRDEAREILESEAYQKMKHAQIVGLMGMATFTDDEAQVRQEFERLQHIAADFQKDFPELTEVSMGMSGDYHIALECGTTMVRIGSSIFGERNYN; translated from the coding sequence ATGACGATTTCAGAGAATATCAAAAAATACCGAAGCGAGCTTCCGGAAGGTGTAAAACTCGTGGCCATTTCAAAGACAAAACCCAACGAAGACCTGATGGAGGCCTACGAGGCCGGTCAGCGTATTTTTGGAGAAAACAAGATCCAGGAAATGACCGATAAATGGGAGCAGCTTCCGAAGGATATCGAATGGCACATGGTAGGGCATGTTCAGCGGAACAAGGTGAAATACATGGCGCCTTATGTGAGCCTGATCCACGCCGTAGACAGCCTGAAATTACTGAAAGAGATCAATAAAAGAGCAAAGCAGAACGAAAGAACGATTCATTGCCTGTTGCAGATCAAGATCGCTGAAGAAGATTCCAAATTTGGTATATCCCGGGACGAAGCCCGAGAGATCCTGGAATCTGAAGCCTATCAGAAAATGAAACATGCACAAATCGTTGGACTGATGGGAATGGCCACTTTTACAGATGATGAGGCGCAGGTCAGGCAGGAATTTGAACGTTTACAGCACATTGCTGCGGATTTTCAGAAAGATTTCCCGGAACTTACAGAGGTTTCCATGGGCATGAGTGGCGATTACCATATCGCGCTCGAATGTGGCACGACAATGGTACGAATTGGAAGCAGCATTTTCGGGGAACGAAATTATAATTAA
- a CDS encoding exonuclease domain-containing protein, giving the protein MYAILDIETTGGKYNEEGITEIAIYKFDGEKVVDQFISLVNPEQPIQPFVVNLTGINNEMLRNAPKFYEVAKRIVEITTDCVLVAHNAKFDYRILRTEFRRLGYEFERESLCTVELSKKLIPGLQSYSLGKLVRALGIPLSDRHRAAGDAQATVKLFKMLLNKDVEKNILKTHIRKEPKRSLDTKLVHILEELPSSTGVYYFHDENGEIIYVGKAKNIRKRINQHFTNENAKSREMQKKVASVSFENTGNELLALLKENQEIKELKPKYNRALKRDIFSHALYHFKDDNGYINLKIGKASRTKKSITTFSTLRSAKNSLQAWIEEYELCSRLGGVHNGSGNCFNYTIKSCHGACIEEEPAEAYNERVEKLITRYSYENQNMILIGRGRDIDEKCAILIEDGEFKGSGYFNLNYQINNLDIIKSIITPMRNNRDAQHIIQSYLRKKHHFKIVQLSVHE; this is encoded by the coding sequence TTGTACGCAATATTAGACATAGAAACTACCGGCGGAAAGTATAATGAAGAGGGGATCACCGAGATCGCCATCTATAAGTTTGACGGGGAAAAGGTTGTTGACCAGTTCATCAGCCTGGTGAATCCCGAACAGCCCATTCAGCCGTTCGTGGTGAATCTTACCGGCATCAATAATGAGATGCTCCGCAATGCTCCCAAATTTTATGAGGTGGCAAAAAGGATCGTAGAGATCACCACAGACTGTGTCCTGGTGGCTCATAATGCCAAATTTGATTACCGAATTTTGCGCACAGAATTTAGACGACTCGGTTATGAATTCGAGCGTGAAAGCCTGTGTACCGTAGAACTTTCTAAAAAACTGATTCCCGGTTTACAATCTTACAGCCTTGGAAAACTGGTTCGCGCGCTGGGAATCCCGCTGAGCGACCGGCATCGTGCTGCAGGTGATGCACAGGCAACCGTGAAGTTGTTCAAAATGCTGCTGAATAAGGATGTGGAAAAGAACATTCTTAAAACCCATATTCGGAAAGAACCGAAGCGCAGCCTGGATACCAAGCTGGTGCACATCCTGGAGGAACTGCCCAGTTCTACCGGCGTTTACTATTTCCACGACGAAAATGGTGAGATCATATATGTGGGTAAGGCCAAAAACATCAGGAAGCGCATTAATCAGCATTTTACTAACGAGAACGCCAAGTCCCGTGAAATGCAGAAAAAAGTGGCTTCAGTTTCTTTTGAAAACACGGGTAACGAGCTGCTTGCCCTTCTGAAAGAAAACCAGGAAATCAAGGAGCTCAAACCAAAATATAACCGTGCGCTAAAAAGGGATATTTTCAGCCATGCGCTGTATCATTTCAAGGATGATAACGGGTATATCAACCTGAAGATCGGGAAGGCCAGCAGGACCAAGAAAAGCATCACGACCTTTAGCACCCTTCGTTCTGCCAAGAATTCATTGCAAGCCTGGATCGAGGAGTACGAACTCTGCTCCCGCCTTGGCGGCGTTCATAATGGCAGCGGCAATTGCTTCAATTACACTATTAAAAGCTGTCATGGCGCCTGTATCGAAGAGGAACCGGCAGAGGCTTATAACGAACGCGTAGAAAAGCTTATTACCCGTTATTCCTATGAAAATCAGAATATGATCCTCATCGGGCGAGGGCGCGATATTGATGAAAAATGTGCGATCCTCATTGAAGACGGAGAGTTTAAAGGCAGCGGTTATTTCAACCTGAATTACCAGATCAACAATCTGGATATCATTAAATCTATCATCACTCCCATGCGCAACAATCGCGATGCGCAGCATATCATCCAGAGCTACCTCCGGAAAAAGCACCATTTTAAAATCGTTCAATTATCAGTTCATGAATAA